TAAATCCTAGGGATTTTAGCGCCGATAAGCATAAAAAGGTAGATGATTACATGGTTGGCGGCGGTGCGGGTTTACTCATGACATGTCAGCCTCTTGATGATACTTTAAATTTTTTTTTAAAAAACGAGCCAAAACCCCATACTATTTTTCTTGCTCCTGCCGGGAAAAAATTTACTCAAAACGATGCTAGGCGTCTAGCAAAAAAAGAACACGTCTGTCTAGTTTGCGGTAGATATGAGGGTATAGACGAGCGCATAATAGAAAAGCATGCAGACGAAATTTTTTGCATAGGCGATTTTGTGATGACCGGAGGGGAACTGGGCGCGCTTTGCATTGCCGATGCGATTTCTCGCAATATCGACGGCGTTTTAGGAAATAATCAA
The window above is part of the uncultured Campylobacter sp. genome. Proteins encoded here:
- the trmD gene encoding tRNA (guanosine(37)-N1)-methyltransferase TrmD, which translates into the protein MKFTFVTLFESLVRPYFQDSILGRAVKENLILINFLNPRDFSADKHKKVDDYMVGGGAGLLMTCQPLDDTLNFFLKNEPKPHTIFLAPAGKKFTQNDARRLAKKEHVCLVCGRYEGIDERIIEKHADEIFCIGDFVMTGGELGALCIADAISRNIDGVLGNNQSLEVESFEGHLLEAPSFTKPSDYKGSGVVSAFLKGDHAKIRALKNNMAFLKTRFFRPDLYQKFESPTKEKT